In Candidatus Stygibacter australis, the sequence AATATATTAGAATCAATCATGGGCATTTTAAAGAAGAATTCAGGCTTAAAACAAAATCCGGTGACTGGAAATGGGTGCAGAGTCAAGGAAAGATCGTCGAATGGTCAGATGATGGTGAACCTCTGCTAATGTTAGGTTGTCACATTGATATTGATGAACGCAAGAAAAATGAAGAGCAACTGAAAATATTAAATGAGAAATTAGAAGAAAGGGTACAGAAAAGAACTCAGGAGCTGGAAAAGACGATCCATGAACTTGAGGAATTCAGCTATTCTATTTCGCATGATCTTAAGGCTCCATTGCGTGCGATTGGAGGGTTTTCGGAGATATTAAGGGAAGATCATAGTCAGCAACTTAATGAAGAAGCGACGAAACTTCTGGATGTGATAGAAGCGAATGTCTGGATGATGGGACAATTGATCGAAGATCTATTATACTATGTGCGGTTAAGCAGAATTCCGCTTAAAACATCAACTCTTGATATGGGATTAATTGCCTGGAATGCCTATAATCACCTTCAATCAGGCAATAAAAAAGAAGATATTGATCTTACGATAGCTGACCTTAAAACGGCATCCGGTGACGCGGTACAGATTAAATTGCTTTTTACGCA encodes:
- a CDS encoding ATP-binding protein, giving the protein YIRINHGHFKEEFRLKTKSGDWKWVQSQGKIVEWSDDGEPLLMLGCHIDIDERKKNEEQLKILNEKLEERVQKRTQELEKTIHELEEFSYSISHDLKAPLRAIGGFSEILREDHSQQLNEEATKLLDVIEANVWMMGQLIEDLLYYVRLSRIPLKTSTLDMGLIAWNAYNHLQSGNKKEDIDLTIADLKTASGDAVQIKLLFTHLFENTIKYRHPDHKLEIVVGLIDREGDKYFYVKDNGIGFDMDHAHHIFKIFHRLHSTELYKGTGVGLAIVKRIIDKHGGKVFAESEPGKGTIIYFSLQEN